GATATTTGCTCAAATGATTTTGTTAGCCACGAACTAATTTCTTTTCCGTCTTTATACAAAGTAGTTTCATTGAAAGCTATATCTTGGCTGATAATTTTCTTCTCAATCGAGGAAACCGGTTTGCCATTATACGATACTGAAATTTTTGAAACTCGTCTTAGGAATAGAAGTATTTGGCCATTACTAAGCAACTCGTTCAGTTCTTCGAGTAATTCTTCGGGCTTTTTAATTTCTATAGTGGTAGATACTGCATAGTTATTATCTAATATGCTTTTTTGAATTGAATCACTCAATTCGTTTAATTCTGACCAAATCGGAATTATTTGCCAAGGCAATTTTTGTTTATGAAATGATTTGTCAAACCGAAACTGATAGCCGTCCGAAAAGATTGTTACCCGCTCCGACTTTCCGAATACTGATTTAAAACCAATTCCTTTATAGCCTGTCTTTGTCGGGTCTGCACGCTTGGTGCTTGCACCTGCTCCAGTAAGTGAAATAATATCTTTTTCGTCAAAAGGTTTTCCGTTGTGAGAAACAATTAAACAATTTGGTAAAAAGTCAAAATGAATTTCGTTGTTTGTGTCCTTTGCTGCATCGTCAGCATTTTGTATAAGTTCAAATACAAATCGTTGGCTTTCAGAGTAAATGTCACTCGAAACTGTGTCCAATAAATTTGCAACCATTTCAGCTTGTCGTGGCGAACTGAAAGTTGAATTTTCTCTACATAATTCTTGGATAAAGGTTTTCTTACTCATTGTCTAATCAGGAAAATAGATTTTGTCTTGGGATGCGGGTAGGGCAAAAGCAAATGTGCTGCAACTGTGTCGGCTTGTGCGATGGGTTGCAGCTCTTTTGATTTTGCTGAAGCGTTGGCTTGTCTGTTCATTTGCTCTGTCGTTTTATTGTTGTCTGTGTCGTCTTTTAGCATGACCGGTAACGCTCAAATAGGCGAAACTCTCCTTCGCTTTATTTCCACAAATTCCTCGATTTCACCCGAAAATACAAACAATCAGTCAAATTGGCGAAATGCGTTTATCGTGACGGGTCAGTTTCGTTTATTGTTCCAGTTTGGTCGGCTTGTCGAAAGTTATAAAATGAGACTAAGATAAGAAGCAGGCATTTATTATCGGTCACCCCTTGTGCATATAATACGGACTCGCCTGCGCCAGCGGGGTCACTACGATATCATTCAGAACCACATGCCCCGGCCGGGTGGCGGCGAAATAGACGATGTCGGCGATGTCCTGGGCGGTGAGGGGCTTGTAGCCGGCGTAGGCTTGTTTGGCGCGTTCGGCGTCGCCTTTGAAGCGGACGAGCGAAAACTCGGTCTCCGCCGCGCCCGGACAGATCTGCGTGACCCGGATGCCGTGCGGGAGCATGTCGATCCGCATGGCCTCGGAAAGGGCGTTCACTGCGGCTTTGGTGGCGCAATAGACGTTGCCCCGCAAATAGGTCTGCTTCCCGGCGATCGACCCGATGTTGATGATGTGCCCCTGCCCGCGCTCCACCATTGTGGGCGCGATACAACGGAAAACGTTCAGCAGGCCTTTCACGTTGGTGTCGAGCATCACGTCCCAGTCGGCAAAGTCGCCTTCCTGGATCGTGCTCAGCCCCGAGGCCAGTCCGGCATTGTTCACCAGCAGGTCTACCCACTTCCATTCGTGCGGCAGGTTCCTGATCGCCTGTACCACGGCTTCGCGATCGCGTACGTCGAAGGGCAGGGTGAGCACGTCGGCTCCGTAGTCGTTCCGCAACTCGGTGGCCAGTGCCTCCAGCCGGTCCTGCCGCCGTCCGTTAAGAATGAGCCGCCACGCGTGCTGCGCAAAGGTGTAGGCAATGGCTTTTCCGAAGCCGGCCGTCGCGCCGGTGATGAAGATCGTTTTCATGGTTTACGCGTTGACGCGGTTCAGCCGGCTGTTCCGGTAACTGAACCCGAAATAAATGACCAATCCCGCCAGCAGCCAGATCCCGAAGCCGATCCAGTTCGACAGGCCCAACTCGCTCATCATGTACAGGCAACAGACGAGTCCCAGCAAAGGGATCAGCGAAAAGCGATGACGGAAGGCCAGCACCGCCAGCGCCAGGCAACTGATCAGGAAGATCCAGCTCGGGATCTTGTGCTTGAACACCTCCCAGCCTTCGACCTGCTTCTTCTGCTGTGGCAGCGGTGCCTGCGCGAGCAGGGCGCCGTACGCGGCTTCGTCGAGACCGGAGACGTACGCGTCCAGGTCGCCGCCCGCGGCGCTGAGATTCGCGCTGTCGGTGCGGGCAACGTAAGCGCCTACTTCCGTGGCTTCGTCCTTGCTCAGCCCGGCTACGAACTCGTTTGCCGGGACCAGTTGCGCGTCGTTGCGCAGGAAACGGAACGCTTCATCCTTGTAAACCGTGAACGACACCACCAGCCCGAGCAGCAACAGGCCGGGGAAGGCGTACTGCGCGTTCACATACGGGGTGCGGAAGGAGCCTTTGGGTTTGTCGGGCAATAACTCGAGCCGCAACACCCCGGCACACACCAGCACGAAGGCGAACAGGGTGCCGATGCTGCACAGGTCGGTCACCATGGTGAGGTTCATGAACAGGGCCGGCACGGCCACCACGAAGCCGGTGACGATGGTGGCAAACGAAGGCGTACGGAATTTCGGGTGGATGGTCGAGAATTTCTTGGGCAACAAACCGTCGCGGCTCATGCTCATCCAGATGCGCGGCTGTCCGAGCTGGAACACGAGCAGCACGCTCGCCATGGCCACGATCGCGCTCACGGCGATGATGCCCGAGAGCCAGTGCAGGTTCAGCTTCTGGAACACGAAGGCCAGCGGGTCGCCCACGGCCAGTTCGTGGTACGGGACCATGCCGGTGAGCACCAGCGCGATCGCCACGTAGAGGATCGTGCAGAGGATGATGGACCACATCATGCCCCTGGGCAGGTCGCGCTGCGGGTTCTTGCATTCTTCCGCCGTGGTGCTGATGGCGTCGAAACCGATGTACGCGAAGAACACAGCCGACACGCCTTTCAACACCCCGCCGATGCCGTTGGGGAGAAAGGGATTCCAGTTGTCGCTGTTCACGTAGAAGACGCCCACGGCGATCACGAGCAACACGATGATGAGCTTGATCGCGACCATCGTATTGCCGGCGTTCTTCGACTCGCGGATGCCGCGGTACACCAGCCAGGTGATCAGCACGATGATGAGCAGGGCGGGAAGGTCGGCGACGAGGTGCAGACCGAGCAGGGTGGGAGCGCCCGTCCAGGCGCTGTGCGCAGCCTGCAGGGGCGCGTCGAGGTTCGCGAAGCTTTTTCCGGAATGCAGAAAGGCTTCGGCCTGCCGGTAGCCTCTCGAGGCGGTGAGGTAGTCCATTGTCATCCACTCGGGCAAATGGATGTTCATGCCGGCCAGCAGTCCGGTGAAGTAGTCGGACCAGGAGATCGCCACGGTGATGTTCCCGATAGCGTATTCCATGATCAGCGCCCAGCCGATGATCCAGGCGACGACCTCGCCGAAGGCGACGTAGCTGTATGTATAAGCGGAGCCGGAAACGGGCACGATCGAGGCGAACTCGGCATAGGCGAAGGCCGCGAAGCCGCAGGCTACGGCGGTGAAGAGAAACAGCAGGATCACACCCGGACCGCCGTTCGCGCTGGCGTTCCCGATCGTGCTGAAGATTCCGGCGCCGATGATGGCCGCGATGCCCAGCGCGGTCAGGTCGCGCACACCCAGGTGCTTCGACAACTGATGCCCGTCACCGGCAGGCCCCGCTTCCGCTTCCCGTAAAATATTCCCGACAGATTTTTTTCGAAATAGATCCATAAAAGTCGTGTGGACTTGTTCTTTCAAATATAGGTTTTATTGCAGTCGTTGCGGATGCTTGCAGAAAGCGATCCGCGTTCATCCGCCAAGTCCGCGGAATCCGCGTGCAATCACTTCGAAACCCGCCGCCCCCAAACAGAACTAAATGCCACCAGCACGAAGAACAGGAACGGCATGCCCACGACCTTGTACCGCACCATGGCTCCCAGGATCGGCGTGATCAATCCGATGAGGCTGTAGAGCAGCAGCACGTAGATCCCGGCGAATAGCACGAAGCTCAAAGCCGTCGGTTCCACCCGCCGCGGCCTTGCCAGCAAGACCAGCATCAGCACGAGCAGAAGCGCATTCTCGATCGCCGAAGCCATCACCAGCAGATTCCCGTGCGCGTCGAACACTGTCGGCCGCAACAAAGTCGTCAGGAAACCCAGCGGCGCGTGCGCGGCCAGGCTCCAGCCCGTCGCATAGAACTCCGGCGCCCGGATCACGCTCTTCGCTTTGGTCATCTCCGCCAGCACGTAGAAGTTCTGTTGTTTGTAGTAGATGATGTCGGCCAGCTTATACGCCGGAACGATCCGGTGCAGGTTGAATGCCAACACAAAGAATACTCCATACACCGCCCCGAAGCGCAGCAAAGCTCCGCCCAGCGACTTCCCCCGGCTCATCCACCAGGCGATCAGTCCGGGCGTGATGGTGACGATCACATAGAACTTCGTGAACAACAACAACAGGAAACTGATACCGAAGAGCGCCAGTCGCGACCAGCGTCGGTCGCCCAGCATCAGTTGGCGATACACATACACCAGCGTTCCCAGGGCGAAGAGCAGGAGCCCGTCCTTCAGCAATCCCGATCCCCAGAACACGACCGACGGCAGGAGGAAAGTCGTCACGAACAGGATACGGCCGCGACCGGGCAGGGTGGACGTGAAGCTGCGGTAGAGTCCGGTGAGTCCGGTCAGCGAGAGGAAATTGATGAACACCACGTGCACGTAGTAATTCCCCAGCGAGAAAAACCGGAAGAACGTATTCAGCCGGATGATGGTCTTGTTGTCGTTGAACAGCACGTCCTTGTTCAGCCAGGCGTTCATCGACTCGTAATAATGCCGTAGCTCCGGATCGTTGCCGGCGATGCCGGTGAACATGCGGAAAAAATCCCAGGGCCGCTCGGTCAGCGCCGAGAACAGGATGCCGCTATCGTCGAAGAACTTGAACGTATCGGAGGTCGTCCGGTCGGTGTAGTGATAAGTGTACAGCCACCCCAGGACGCAACCCGCCAGCACCTTCAACAGAAACACCCCCTGGAACCAACGCACCGATACACCCGTCGCAGCGAAAAACCCGCTCCTCCCGATCAGCCAGACAAACAGGGCCACGTACCCCGGGACAAGCGCGTAGGTTAGCATCGTGGGTAAAGTTAGGAAATGACGTGGGCAAAAGTGTTCCGGGTTCCGAGTTCCGAGTTACTTGAAAAAGGGAGGAGGCTTGCCTGCCGGAGCTTTAGCGAAGGCAGGGACGAGGGAGGAGAAAGAGGAGGGTGGCGGAATGAGTCGGATTATTTCACCGGAGCAATAAAGGGGTATCAGGATCAAGCTTGCAAAATTCCCCCGATGAGTCAATAGGACTTTCGTATTCAAAGGATTAGTCGCCCCAAGCAGCAGGCAGGCCGCTTTTAACTTTCAACCTTCAACCTTCAACTTTCAACTTTCAACCAACCCGGAACCTAAAACCTAGTTGCTACCTTTGCCTCCAAACCACCCCACCCATGTCCGAAACACTCGAGCAGGCAGTGACTGTGGAAACGGCCAAAGAACTGGGCCTGCTTCCGGAGGAATTCGATAAGATCAAGGAATACCTGGGCCGTACGCCCAACTTCACCGAACTCAGTATCTATTCGGTGATGTGGAGCGAACACTGCTCCTACAAGAACTCCATCGTCTGGCTCAAGACGCTGCCGAAAGACGGACCGCATATGCTCGTACAGGCCGGTGCGGAGAATGCCGGTCTGGTTGCCATCGGCGACGGACTCGCCTGCGCCTTCAAGATCGAATCGCATAACCATCCTTCCGCCATTGAACCCTACCAGGGCGCAGCAACGGGTGTGGGCGGCATCAACCGCGACATCTTTACCATGGGCGCCCGCCCGGTGGCGCAGCTCAACAGCTTGCGCTTCGGTAACCTGTCGCTCGACAAGACCCGCTGGCTGCTGCGCGGCGTCGTGAAAGGCATCGGCGACTACGGCAACGCCTTCGGCGTACCGACGGTCGGCGGTGAACTCTTCTTCGACGACTGCTACAACATCAACCCGCTCGTGAATGCCATGTCGGCGGGCATCGTGGAAGTCGGCAAGACGATCTCCGCTACTTCCTACGGCGTCGGCAACCCGGTGTACATCGTCGGTTCCGCCACGGGCAAGGACGGTATCCACGGCGCCACCTTCGCTTCGGGCGACCTGCACGAAGATTCCGCCGAAGACCTGCCGTCTGTACAGGTCGGTGATCCGTTCACCGAAAAACTGCTGCTCGAAGCCAGCCTCGAGGTGATCGCCTCCGGCGCGGTGGTCGGCATGCAGGACATGGGCGCGGCGGGCATCATCTGCTCAACCAGCGAGATGTCGGCCAAGGGTAAGCACGGCATGGTCATCCACCTCGACAAGGTACCGACCCGGCAGAAGCACATGCAGGCCTGGGAGATTCTCCTCAGCGAATCCCAGGAGCGGATGCTCATCGTCGTCAAGCGCGGCCGGGAACCCGAGGTGCGCAAGATCTTTGACAAGTGGGACCTCAACTGCGTGCAGATCGGAGAAGTGACCTCCGGCACGCAGCTCAAGTTCTTCATGGACGGCGAAATGGTCGCCGACGTCCCCGCCGATTCACTCGTGCTGGGTGGCGGCGCTCCGGTCTATCACCGCGAGTATTCGGTGCCGAGTTATTTTTACGAGAACAAGCGCTTCCGCATCGACGAGATCGAAGAGCCGGAAGACCTGCGCGAAGTCGGACAGTTCCTGCTCCGCCACCCCAACATCGCCTCGCGCCGCTGGGTGTACCGGCAGTACGACTCGATGGTCGGCACGGTGAACATGAGCACCAACGCGCCTTCCGACGCCGCGATCGTCAACCTCAAGCGTTCCGACAAAGCCCTCGCCCTTACAGTCGATTGCAATAGCCGCTACGTGCACGCCGACCCCGAACAGGGCTGCGCCATCGCCGTGGCCGAAGCCGCGCGCAACATCGTCTGCTCCGGCGGAGAACCTTCCGCCATCACCAACTGCCTCAACTTCGGCAATCCGTACAACAAGGAAGTGTACTGGCAGTTCGTCAACGCCATCAAGGGCATGGGCAAGGCCTGCCGGAAGTTCCAGACACCCGTCACCGGCGGGAACGTGAGCTTCTACAACCAGAGCTCCGACGAAGGACCGGTCTTCCCGACGCCGACGATCGGCATGCTCGGCGTGTTGCAGAGCAAGTCGCACCGCATGACGCTCGACTTCAAGCGCGCGGGCGACAGCATCTTCCTCATCGGCGAATCGGTGAACGACATCAACAGCTCCGAGTACCTGTATAGCTGGCACAAGCGCAAGAACACCCCCGCGCCGCACTTCGACCTCGACACCGAGTATGCCGTGCAACAGGTCGTGAAGCAGCTCATCCGCAAAGGCCTCGTAGCCTCGGCGCACGACGTATCCGACGGCGGCCTCTTCATCGCCCTGGCTGAATCGGGTTTCCCCAACAACCTCGGCTTCAGCATCGAGACCGATTTCGACTGCCGCGCCGACGCCTTCCTCTTCGGCGAAGCCCAGAGCCGCGTGGTCGTCAGCGTCAACGAACAACACATCGACGCCTTCGTCGACTACCTCTCCACCGTCAACAACGTCACCTGGTCCAACCTCGGCACCGTCACCGAAGGCGAAGTCCTCATCGACGAACAATCCTGGGGCAGCATCGGCGAGATGAAAGCGGAGTATGAGACGGTTATTGAGAAGATGATGAATGTCGAGTGAGGTTTAGGGTTCCGGGTTCCCAGCCTTCGCTAAAGCTACGGCTGGCAGGCGTGTTCCGAGTTGGTTGAAAGTTGAAAGTTGAAAGTTGAAGGTTGAACGGATTAACGTTCAAACGTTACAACGTTTAAACGTTCCAACGTTCCAACGTTCCAACGTTGGAATGCGATCCTAACTCCAGCCCCGGAGGGGCGTAGTGGGGTTCCGTGTTCCGAGTTCCGTGTTCCGCGTTGGTTGAATGTTGAAAGTTGAAGGTTGAACGGATTAACGTTCAAACGTTCAAGCGTTACAACGTTTAAACGTTACTACGTTCAAACGTTCCAACGTTCCAACGTTGGAATGCGATCCTCACCCCAGCCCCGGAGGGGCGTAACACAGCTCCATCAAGGCACGCCCGACTGACCCGGCATCGCCAGCACAGTCGATCAAGGCCGTAAGTTCAAACGTTCAAACGTTACAACGTTCAAACGTTACAACGTTCCAACGTTGGAATGCGATCCTCACCCCAGCCCCGGAGGGGCCCAACACGCTTGCTAGTCCAAACACCAAAATCCCCCAGCCCCGGAGGGGCGTAACACAGCTCCATCAAGGCACGCCCGACTGACCCGGCATCGCCAGCACAGTCGATCAAGGCCGTAAGTTCAAACGTTCAAACGTTACAACGTTCAAACGTTACAACGTTCCAACGTTGGAATGCGATCCTCACCCCAGCCCCGGAGGGGCGTAGTGGGGTTCCGTGTTCCGCGTTGGTTGAATGTTGAAAGTTGAAGGTTGAACGGATTAACGTTCAAACGTTCAAGCGTTACAACGTTTAAACGTTACAGCGTTTCAACGTTACAACGTTACAACGTTCAAACGTTCCAACGTTCCAACGTTGGAATGCGATCCTCACCCCAGCCCCGGAGGGGCCCAACACGCTTGCTAATCCAATCACCAATATCCCCCAGCCCCGGAGGGGCGTAACACAGCTACATCAAGGCACGCCCGACTGACCCGGCATCGCCAGCACAGTCGATCAAGGCCGTAAGTTCAAACGTTCAAACGTTACAACGTTCCAACGTTGGAATGCGATCCTCACCCCAGCCCCGGAGGGGCCCAACACGCTTGCTAGTCCAAATACCAAAATCCCCCAGCCCCGGAGGGGCGTAACACAGCTCCATCAAGGCAAGCCCGACCGACCCGGCATCGCCAGCACAGTCGATCAAGGCCGTAAGTTCAAACGTTCAAACGTTACAACGTTCAAACGTTCCAACGTTCCAACGTCTCGCTCCTCGGTCTCGGTCTCGTCCCTCGTCCCTCGTCCCTCGCCCCTCGCCCCACGCCCCTCGTCCCTCTCACTCAATCTCCACCACAAACAAAACCTCCACATCCGTTTCGCCCAATGCGCAGTCGCCGTTCTTGATGCCGGGTTGGTGGTGTAGGGTAACGTTCATGGTGCCGGAACCGGCGCTGGTGGTGATCCAGGTCGATTGCAGTCCGATCGGGAGGTTGTTGCCATCACGGTCGGTGACGGTAACCGACGCGCTGCTGCCCGATGGCGTGAAACAGAAGAGGTGGTCGTCGGCTTCTTCGAGCACTTCGTTGGAGATCGTGTCGACCGGTGAGGCCGTTTCGTTGAGCAGGAGAATCGTTGCGAAGTAGGTACAGTTGCTGTCGAGCCGGATGGTGTCGAAGCGGTCGTAGGCCACACCGCCCGGACCGTCGGGATCGCGGAACTCGGCGGTGCGTACATCGGCCGTGTTCGCCGAATCGGTGAAGGTGATGCGCAGCGTCGTGATGACTTCCGATTCGTTGGCAGGAGGGGCGGGTGAGGAAACTTCGTTTTCGTCCTTCTTGCAGGATTGTAATGCGAGTAAGGAGAAGGCACCTATGGTCAGGAGTTGATGGAGTTTCATGGAGTTGGATTATTCGGTGGTTGGTGTTTCCGCTTTTGTCAACGCGAGCGGGATGCGTAGCCGCAGGACGATGTTGCGTCCCATGGCATCGGTGTAATACCGGAACCGGTCGAGGTAATCGCGGTAGACGGTGTCGAGCAGGTTACTCAGGCCGAGTCCTACGACGATCTTCTGGCGATTCAGGTTCAGGGTGGTGGAAGCTTCGAATCGCAACAACAGGTAATCCGCCGGCGGCGCAACGAAGTCGCTGTTATCGGGTACCCGTGTTTGTCGCGCTACATACTGCGCGGCGATGCTCACACTATTGTCGCGGAACCGCGGACGAGCCGACGGAAGGAAACTCACTTCCAGTTCCGCGCGGTCGGCAGGCATCATCACCAGCCATTCCGCGGCGTTCAGGTTGCGCGCCCGCAGCAGGGACGCTTTTCCGCTGAGCTGCAAGCGCCGCAGCGGACGATACCGTACCTGCGCGTCCAGGCCTTTCAGCAGCGCGTCGGTCTGCCGGTAGCGGAAGGTGGGGAACGCGCCCTGGATCGTCAGCGTCGGTGGTAACTCGGGCCGCAGGTAGATGAAGTCGCGGATCGGGTTGTAGTACACCGACACTTCCGCCTGCAGGCGTTCGTCGCGTTGATAGCGCGCGGAGAGGATCGTGTTCAGCGCCTTTTCCGTCAGCAGTCCGGGATCGCCGTACTCGATCGCCGCGGCGCCGTGATGCAGGCCGGAGGCGTACAACTCCGCCACCGATGGCGCGCGCCAGGCCGTGCCCGCGTTGAAGCTGAGCGTGAAGCTGCTGTCGGGTTTCCAGATCGCCCCGATAGTGCCCGATACGTTGCCAAAAGTGCGTTCCGGATTCGTCAGCGTATAACCGCCGTTCGCGTACACCCAGCGGTAGGCGCTGAGCTGTTGCGCGTCGTAGCGTACGCCGAATT
This genomic stretch from Bacteroidota bacterium harbors:
- a CDS encoding amino acid permease, coding for MDLFRKKSVGNILREAEAGPAGDGHQLSKHLGVRDLTALGIAAIIGAGIFSTIGNASANGGPGVILLFLFTAVACGFAAFAYAEFASIVPVSGSAYTYSYVAFGEVVAWIIGWALIMEYAIGNITVAISWSDYFTGLLAGMNIHLPEWMTMDYLTASRGYRQAEAFLHSGKSFANLDAPLQAAHSAWTGAPTLLGLHLVADLPALLIIVLITWLVYRGIRESKNAGNTMVAIKLIIVLLVIAVGVFYVNSDNWNPFLPNGIGGVLKGVSAVFFAYIGFDAISTTAEECKNPQRDLPRGMMWSIILCTILYVAIALVLTGMVPYHELAVGDPLAFVFQKLNLHWLSGIIAVSAIVAMASVLLVFQLGQPRIWMSMSRDGLLPKKFSTIHPKFRTPSFATIVTGFVVAVPALFMNLTMVTDLCSIGTLFAFVLVCAGVLRLELLPDKPKGSFRTPYVNAQYAFPGLLLLGLVVSFTVYKDEAFRFLRNDAQLVPANEFVAGLSKDEATEVGAYVARTDSANLSAAGGDLDAYVSGLDEAAYGALLAQAPLPQQKKQVEGWEVFKHKIPSWIFLISCLALAVLAFRHRFSLIPLLGLVCCLYMMSELGLSNWIGFGIWLLAGLVIYFGFSYRNSRLNRVNA
- the purL gene encoding phosphoribosylformylglycinamidine synthase subunit PurL, which translates into the protein MSETLEQAVTVETAKELGLLPEEFDKIKEYLGRTPNFTELSIYSVMWSEHCSYKNSIVWLKTLPKDGPHMLVQAGAENAGLVAIGDGLACAFKIESHNHPSAIEPYQGAATGVGGINRDIFTMGARPVAQLNSLRFGNLSLDKTRWLLRGVVKGIGDYGNAFGVPTVGGELFFDDCYNINPLVNAMSAGIVEVGKTISATSYGVGNPVYIVGSATGKDGIHGATFASGDLHEDSAEDLPSVQVGDPFTEKLLLEASLEVIASGAVVGMQDMGAAGIICSTSEMSAKGKHGMVIHLDKVPTRQKHMQAWEILLSESQERMLIVVKRGREPEVRKIFDKWDLNCVQIGEVTSGTQLKFFMDGEMVADVPADSLVLGGGAPVYHREYSVPSYFYENKRFRIDEIEEPEDLREVGQFLLRHPNIASRRWVYRQYDSMVGTVNMSTNAPSDAAIVNLKRSDKALALTVDCNSRYVHADPEQGCAIAVAEAARNIVCSGGEPSAITNCLNFGNPYNKEVYWQFVNAIKGMGKACRKFQTPVTGGNVSFYNQSSDEGPVFPTPTIGMLGVLQSKSHRMTLDFKRAGDSIFLIGESVNDINSSEYLYSWHKRKNTPAPHFDLDTEYAVQQVVKQLIRKGLVASAHDVSDGGLFIALAESGFPNNLGFSIETDFDCRADAFLFGEAQSRVVVSVNEQHIDAFVDYLSTVNNVTWSNLGTVTEGEVLIDEQSWGSIGEMKAEYETVIEKMMNVE
- a CDS encoding SDR family NAD(P)-dependent oxidoreductase, with product MKTIFITGATAGFGKAIAYTFAQHAWRLILNGRRQDRLEALATELRNDYGADVLTLPFDVRDREAVVQAIRNLPHEWKWVDLLVNNAGLASGLSTIQEGDFADWDVMLDTNVKGLLNVFRCIAPTMVERGQGHIINIGSIAGKQTYLRGNVYCATKAAVNALSEAMRIDMLPHGIRVTQICPGAAETEFSLVRFKGDAERAKQAYAGYKPLTAQDIADIVYFAATRPGHVVLNDIVVTPLAQASPYYMHKG